Within the Pecten maximus unplaced genomic scaffold, xPecMax1.1, whole genome shotgun sequence genome, the region GAAAAACACCCCAGGGGCATGGCCACAGGAGGCTATAAAATTCTTAACTAACCTAAATGGGCAAACAGTTTCCTTGTTCTCCTGTAGTGTTATGACAACCCCAGATCCACACTGATCTGTTTTTGAATGAGGAAGCTTTAGCTGAACCAGGCGCTCTATTGTAGAAACTGAGACATTATGCGCCAATAACGCATGACCATACTCCCCCTGCTTAGCTGCTACCAATTCCCCAACACgcaaaaatgcaaaatatgcTACTGAAAAAAGGGGGGCGCGAACATATTTGCTTCATAAGGTGAAATACAAACATTAGGTAGAATGTTGATAATCTTGGTGAGGAGCTCTGGAGTAATGGGTAGACGGGAATCACATCTAGCATCTAATCTTGCCATACCAAGAAGCATTtttttgataatgaaaaatTGAGTCACATCAATAACTCCACTCATTTTACATTTGAAACCTATACCAGAAATATAAGCCCTTACAGTAGATGGAGCAATATCTTGTGACCACAAATACGCGATAAACTCCATTACACTCTTTTGGGTTGGTGGCCAAGAACAGCTTGAGAGGtaagttttacaaaactgttCGAAACAAACTATTCCAGTCTCACACACTTGTCTAGAGTTTGATGAAATGGAAGCTCTCAGGAGATAGCATCAGCGATACAATTTAACTTCCCATCAATATGAACTGCCCTAAACTGAATATTGTACAACATACACCTCAGTATAAATGGGCGAATGAAACCCATGACTCTACACTATTTTGAAGTTTTCTTGTTCAAAATTGCTACTAGGCCTTCATTATCTgtattcaaaatgattttttttctggaattGCCCTTACACAAAAATTCAGAGACCCAGTCAAGGCCTGAAGTTGTTTTAGTGTGACTTTTTTCTTAACAGCAACCTCATTCAGTAACCCAACTAGCAACACCAGCTTATCACTGGGAATTTCAATTTGCATATTTATGGAATCTATTTCCAAAcctaaaaatgttaaaatagggGTTGGTTAACAGTTTTTTCTGCGGCAATAGGAACCTCCAAATCAGTACAGATCCTGTCAAAAGTGTTCATGAGATAGAAGCATTCAGAAGTACCGTCCTTACCAGCAAAGAAAAAATCATCTAAATAGTGATCTAGATCTGAACAGTGATGTGAACTATCCAAATTTACCACCTCCCGAACAATCCATTCCAAGAGCCGTTGAAAATTTCTCAAATAATGAACAGGATATATTGCACAACCCATAGGtaaacatttatcaacaaaaaaatgCTCCCCAAGTTTAAACCCCAACAAATCGAAGTCAGAAGGACTGATAGGTAATAAACGAAATGCAGACTTTATGTCCATGTTTTCCATCAAAGTGTTGGGTCCAAGACATTGAACTATATTAATTATGCGGTCAAAATTTGTATAAAGCACCCTACAAAGATTCTCATCAATGAACGTGTTAACACTGTTATCCTTCGGATATGAAAGATGGTGAATTAATCTCCATGACCCATCTTTCTTGGGTACCAAACCAATCGGAGAAAGTTTCAATGtggacaaagggagataaccgaAAGGCCCCGCTACTCTACCTGCATCTATCTCTTTCTGTATCTTTGTGAACCTCATTTTCATTACCCTTAACCGAAAGTAAATTCCGACAATTAGAATGTACACGTGGACCTAGATAATGTAATGAAAAACCAAAATGAAAACCAGACACTAGCTCAAGGATTGTTGCCTGACCTAGAAGAATAATTCATATTAGAATTATTTGTCTGTGCCCCCAGCTGATAACAGTTAATCTTCCTATGATTTCCTGAGCAATGTAGACAAATatgtttgtaaaaacaaaaagacCTGTTACACTTgccattattaaaatcaaaacatttctttatgCCCTGAACCATCCTGGGAGGTTTTGTTATGGCTGACGAAGCTGCGCCCCCAGAATGCATATAAAGGAGCCACAGCTCCTGGTCCACTGTATTCCAAGGAATAGCATGGTTTTGGGCCTTTTTTAAGCGGAACTGCTCATCATAACTCCTCCATCCAAGACTTCCAACCCTTTTTGCCCCTAACCTTACTGTATGCATGTACCAGATACCTCTCCTGGATGAACTGATGTGTATATTGACATGAACACGATGAACGCATCAGTCCACATATCCAAGTCGACTATTGTAGgggttttatttttactttttacaaCAAATTCACCCCCAACCAAAGACAAGCGTTTCTCGTCATCTATCCTAGAAGGCTTTGATAACATATGACCAAGGTCAATAAATTCCTTGCCCATGATTTTTTGCCTTATGGATTGTGAAATGTTACTGCCTAAATCATTATTGACACTGGTAACTTGATAATCTTTTGGGTCAAACTGACTAACACAGCTCGATATTGTAGACTGAGAGGGCTCAAGGGATGGATTTACAGTATTACATGCTACTGTACCTTCTGGCTGAGTGGCGGTAACTGGCTCTATTGCTGAATGAACTGCCTCAACCAGGCGAGGGGTAACTCTGGCAGATACTCTGGCAGACCTCCTCCATCTGGGATGCTAAAGAGGGCCTGCACTTGAATTGTGTCGCTCAGGCCCTGATGACTCAGCCTGTGACTGCGCGTGACCTGAACCCCCAGACTGCCTCCCTGTCCTAGTGTAGGGGCTGCTTGACTGCCTGGCTGAGCGCCTCTGGCCTCTTCCTCTCATACTTGATGATAAATTAATCTACAACTCAAAACCTTACATgagaaaacaatttcttttcacttaaataatttttttcactaaaaatcatcaaaattaaGCAACTCGCCctacatttaaatatgaaacaaaCACGAAAATTGAgtctatacatgtaatttaagaaaattaataatacatataaactTTAATAACGAGCCACGTGCATATATATGCGAGATATTTCCCTATAACATGCTATAAAGCTACAATCCTTTGATCCAGATTGTAACCacaaaattgattatttttaatcCCTTTTAAAGGTTGTTACAATGAGGTAATTAATTTACAGAGGTAACTAGCATTTCCTGAGAAGGAACGATGCACTCACTGACTTAAAAACCTATATTGAACGTAATGGCGTGCCATGCCGgtgagggagggggggggggggggggggggggggtcccaCGTGTATAACCATTTAAAAATACTCTGAAACACGATACCGATTAAAGtttgaaaacaacaatacaaGATATGAAATGCTGAACAGTAGAGTGTAAGAAGGACACAATAAATCGCTGAATTGCGGCAAGAATAACATAGCCAAACTGTAGCCGCATGGCTACCGTGGTCTATTTTCATTTACACTTATCGGTAAAACAATCTTTAAATATCTGAGTCCGATTATACCATCGGAGGGCAACAGGCCCATACAAACCCTCAATCAATGACAATGATACAGCAGCGTTCAAGGTTGATTGATAATAATGGTTGGTAGCTGTCCCGAAGGAAATAAATCGGACATTTGTATCTCACACGCTAACAATGGCTACCAAATATattaggactaagaccacaattagcttcgctatatgtttcattgtaacattaaaattcataataaattcccaacatctcatatgcaactttccatctcacctggccaagaccaacatctgagaagcaaaatataaaagtttcaacccagcatgttcggcattttctggagatagctgtcaaaatgtgtcaccaacgtggattatatacatccgggtcaggggtagaggtcaaatcaggactcatcacacagggtcctggagcacataataaatgatcaatattattattttacatcacaaaacctagattgacatctctgctataaatccacattaaattcatcaacagaaatcaagttcaaagaggcatttgatttgttttcctgaaatacatacatttttgaggggacttcattcgtggggcctgaacccggaagtacttaattgtggtcttagtccgGAACTgccaagggcgataactctaatTGCAAATATGGAAATAAACTACCAAACCAAGGGAAGTAACCGTACAGGACAAATCAAACTATATTGCTACCTAACAACAACTTACCAATAAAAGAAATTAACCAGCAGTCttcattatgataaattaaattatattctagGAATAATTTTTATTATGTTCATTTCCTAAATCAGGTATATATAGCGATTTATATCAACTAGTattctgtacatttgtataaccaACTTGATGTGAatttatacataatgatatatgatttgattttattatgATGTTGTGTCTTGGGAACTAACGTCAACAAAATCCTAAAATCCGATAATGATTTTCCATGTAAAGTCACCATGAAGAGTATCGTTGATTTCATTGATTATCATTGAAATTAAGATATTAacataaagttgtcattttttaaaacttatgtGGCACTATAGTAATATCTTACAAGttgacatgattttttttatctctatAGACAAAATGTTTAGTGTTAAGCATAGTTTTACACACCGAACACCgtaaaaaaattttgttttgcgACAAAACTACATTGCTCCTCCATACTATTCGTAACATTGCCGTATCGTTTCAGGAACACACTGGGTGTATAACATGATACAAATGATACGAACATAATATCTAAAGTATCAAGGGACACCTTACATGATCGAATTCATCCATCAAGCGAGATTGACAAGCTTGATTCTCTCTGAACGCTCCACACACACCTCACCTACCCACTGATCCCAGCAATGGCAAGGCAGGGCAAAGTGAAGATAGTCCATGTTCTACGGAATCCAAAGGACACCATAGTATCTTATTATGAACACTATAAGCGAGTTGTAGGCACGATAAATGAAGGAGACTTTAATGGCTTTTTCAACTTTTGTCTATCGGACGAGTGTGTGTACCCTTCAATagctttattttatattatgttatatgtttaGTCTAAGTTAAGGTCATTCGGTGTAACGCCAAATGTGATAAATAAACTGAAACAATTTGATTAAAAGCttgaaagaaaaataatgtaaacatttgtgtttatcatttattttgattCCAGAAGTGATAGTAATTCCTCTTTGTTATGTTGACTTTAATTCATACACACTTTAACAATTTAGAATTAAAAATTACTTcttataaatttaattttccGATTCTCTTACCAAAGACGTAGTTTTCCGTTCTGAAACTACATCTAAAACTATCTTTTACACACCAAAACAATAACCGTTGCGatttttcttgttattttaGTTGGACTCTTTGGTGGAAGTTGGTTTTCGTACGTAAGAGAATGGGAGAAGGCCAAACTCTCGAATCAGAAACTAAACGTTCTCTTTCTGGAATATGAAGATATCAAACAGGTTTGTCGACGGAAACATGTCTGTTCCTCTTTATAAATATTAAGGAGCATTCTCATAGCATCGTTGTAATAAAGTAATTAATGCTTCAATATATCGATGAAGAAGTCATAGAAACTATCTGGAGAATTTTAATAAAAACGACACATTTGAATAATTGTACAACTATAAATTTACACCAAAAGTAAACGCTCATTTTCCAGAACCTTTACGGCACCATCACTAGATTGGTAGAGTTCCTCCAGCTGAATCGACCAGAATCGTTTTTATGCGAAGTGAAAAGGGCAGTTGAATTCGCAAATTTGCAAAAGGAGCATGAAACCAAGGCAGGAGAAACTAAGATTTGGAATTCCTTGGGCAATGGCGGGCGATTACCTATTTACTGGAAAGGTAATATATGTAGACATTGAAACTATCATTAAACAAACCTTTTTTGTCCAAttttgtgtataatgttatagaCGTTTAAGCATTATAGAAAGTTTGTAATATCGACAGTCAGACATACGGAcagtattttatcaaattatcttttTCCAGGATGTGTAGAAGATTGGAAGAACTGCTTCACAGTTGCGCAAAACGAAAGGTTTGACGCCATGTTGAACAAAGATATCACGGAATATGGTATCGACCTCAACTTTTCATATGAATGATAACATTGTTACAATGTGCTATACTTCCAGGAAGTAATGCAGAAAGAAGCATG harbors:
- the LOC117320978 gene encoding sulfotransferase 1A1-like, yielding MARQGKVKIVHVLRNPKDTIVSYYEHYKRVVGTINEGDFNGFFNFCLSDEFGLFGGSWFSYVREWEKAKLSNQKLNVLFLEYEDIKQNLYGTITRLVEFLQLNRPESFLCEVKRAVEFANLQKEHETKAGETKIWNSLGNGGRLPIYWKGCVEDWKNCFTVAQNERFDAMLNKDITEYGIDLNFSYE